DNA from Phragmites australis chromosome 16, lpPhrAust1.1, whole genome shotgun sequence:
ATCAGtagcatataaaaaaatttcaatgaCACGGGAGAAATTTATCCATTTACTTTTGGTAGGGCATTTACAATGCAGCTGTCTCCTATATTGTCGTTTTGCACTAAAGTAAGGTAAGAGACGACTTAATAGACTATGCGTACATGTCTTGTTTCTTACTACGACCCCTTAATTTTCCCAATAAAGACACATCTGGTACAACGGTGCATTCGTCATTGTTGCTAAAAATTTGCTCAATAGACGAACaatctctctcctttttttttaagttgaatCGGTGGGGATCGCCCCTACTGATTATGTTTATACTATAGTAGAAGGAAAGAGCACAAAAGTTAGGTCATCTAGTTACGGCTTAGATATATATAGGCTAGCTTTTGCTATATGTGATAATGAAAATGGGAAGAATTGAGAGTGCTTCAACAGTTGGGCTCTTTAAAGAGCCCAATTGTTGGATTATATGGAGCTGGCCCGCTCTTAGATTAGAGTGAACCCTGCCCCTAAACTAGTTTATTGCCTGAACGGGCCCAAGCTAAAGAGAATTTCCAGTGCCCCGCCCGCAGCCAGGCAGAACGTAGAATACATGGATTGTGACACTGATCAGTGGACATGTGGCTCTGGTTGAAACAGCAGGACGCAGCAGGTCCACAGCCCACAGGTACGCAGCCCCAACTTTGTCACTTGTCTACAAATACTCGAGGCTCCACACACGCCACCTGCAGAGTCACAGAGATAACACAAGGTCACAACTCGCAAGCAGCACTGGACGCAGGAGTCCACTGTGTCACCCCCGTGCGTGTGCGACTGTGTGtaagaagagaggaagagagagagatagagagacgATGAAGGTTGACGTGGTGGAGACGACGCTGGTGGCGCCGAGCGAGGAGACGCCGCGGCGGGAGCTATGGCTGTCCAACCTCGACCTTGCCGTGCCCAAGACGCACACGCCGCTCGTCTACTACTACCCGGCGCCGGCGTCCCCGGCGGCGGACGGCACCGCAGGAGAGGACTTTTTCGCTCCAGAGCGGCTCAAGGAGGCGCTGTCCAAGGCGCTGGTGCCGTTCTACCCGCTGGCTGGGCGGCTCGGCGTGGGCGAGGGCGGGCGGCTGCAGATCGACTGCAACGGCGAGGGCGCGCTCTTCGTCGTCGCCAGGGCGGACTTGGCCGGCGATGAGCTCTTCCAGGACTACGAGCCGTCTCCGGAGGTCAGGCGGATGTTCGTGCCGTTCGCGCCGTCCGGCGAGCCGCCCTGCGTCATGGCCATGTTTCAGGTGACATGATCGACAACTCTGCGTTTCTCATTCTGCTTTTTATTATCTTCTTTATCCTTCTGCCCGGGTGCGTTTGCCGTGGACGCAATCAGTTGCACAGTTGATTTGCCAATGTGGACACGGCAACGGAGTTTGCTCATGGATGGGTTAGAAGGCCATCCCTCCTCGTGTCATCGTCTCTTTGCAACGCGTGAATTTTATGGATTACTACGTTATCTAGCCTAATTCGCATGAAATTAGATTCTGTTAGGCAGAATTCTAGCtctataataaaataaaataatttaaatatttatttttaatttaaaataataagAAAATATCTTAACAAAGACTCTCAAATTATCCATAactctaacttaaaaaatttctaaacCTCTAGCAATCAGGGTCTTACTTTTGATATGGAAAAAAGCGAAAAATACCAACTAATTAGAGTAGGGCTGAAAAAAAAACTCGCGGCTTACGAACTAACTCGGACTCGGCTCAACTCGGCTCGGTTTGTTACCCAaacgagccgagctcgagccACACCGCTAGCTCACTTTATAAACCGAGTCGAGCCGAGCTAGCTCGTGAGCTAAACCGAGTCATGGACCCTTGGCATGTCCAGCCTAGTAGTTCAGCACTCCAGCATCAGTCCGTTTATTTATAGGCAGTGCGTATGTGAATATTTTTGCTCCATTGATTTGTTGTTCTGCTTATTCATAGCTAGGTCTCGTGATGGATATAGTGCAGAGTTATATAGGTATATGGCTGGGCGTGGTGATGAAGACTGTAAAGCCGCAGCAAGTCTGAGGCTACTTGGTGTGAGCCTGAGCTATGTTTATGACTCATGtatgaatgtatataaataaatcTAGTGGTTATTGTTATCATGTGTTTCCTGTTCGCATGTAAGATATTTTCGAGCTTCTAACCTGCACTGATGCCTGATGGTCTGGCAGGCTCAAGAGCCGGCTCGAGCCAAGACGAGCCGTCATTTTAACTCAGTTCACAAATCGAGCTGAACCGAACCTATACTTCACCGAGCTTCTACGAGCCGTGGCTCAACTCGGCTGGTTTGCAGCCCTAAATTAGAGTACTCGGATCTAAATGTGTTCCACACTCAAGAATAGGAATAACTTTGCTGAAAGAAATCCTTCTAGAGATAGTAGGCTTGCCAGCTACTTGAACGTGACTTGTAGCCCGACCGAAACAGTTTATTGTGTATGCTGCCATATTTGGATGGTAGTcccacagtgccattattacaacgtatTAACTAGGACACGCGTGGGAAATTCTGCTAGCCGCCCAAGAATTGGACGAGACAAAACTGAAGGTAGCAATCGAGATCTGAATATATCTTTTGACTACTGAGGCGGGGTCCAGCATCGCTATATCTCATGACGCAGCTAGCGTCTGGACTCTGAATACTTATCTGGTTAATTACTTTTGGACGCGACGATCTTATCTAGTTAATTATCTGCAACTAGTATGAGAGACCAACGCAATCCTCCATGTCATCACCAGTGCTGTCGTTTTGGATTTTGTGAGACTATCATTCATACGCATTTCGAAAAGAGAAGTACAGGAGTTTATTTTGATAGTTGTGAACTTGAGATCGAGACCTGtcagaaaaaaaatctcatatATAGTTTTCTTCGCCAGCCGTGACGGATGAAAGATATGTGATCACGTTTTCCATAAGATAGTGAGTTCAATTTCTAGTGTAAGTTCAGTAACTTATTATTTCCACCAATCCAACTATTGGGTAAATTTGTGTCTGATCTTGGACGTGCGTGCAGGTGACGTTCCTCAAGTGCGGCGGCGTGGTGCTGGGCACGGGCATCCACCACGTGACCATGGACGGCATTGGCGCGTTCCACTTCATCCAGACGTGGACGGGGCTGGCCCGCGGCCTCGACGCTGCCGAGGCGTGCGGGTCGCTGCCGTTCCACGACCGGACCCTCCTCCGCGCGCGCTCCCCGCCGACCCCGTCCTTCGACCACCCCGTGTACTCGCCGGCCCTGCTCAACGGCCGGCCCCGCGCCTTCGTGACCCGCGTCTACTCCGTCTCCCCCAAGCTCCTCGCCGACCTCAAGTCCCGCTGCGCGCCCGGCGTGTCCACCTATTGCGCCGTCACCGCGCACCTCTGGCGCTGCATGTGCGTCGCGCGCGGGCTCGCCCCGGACTCGGACACGCGGCTCCGCGTGCCGGCCAACGTGCGCCACCGCCTGCACCCCCCGCTCCCGCGCAGCTACTTCGGCAACGCCATCGTGCGCGACCTCGTTACCACCCGGGTCGAGGACGTCCTGGCCCGCCCCCTGGGTTTCGTGGCGCAGACGATCAAGGACGCCGTGGACCGCGTGGACGACGCGTACGTGCGGTCCGTGGTGGACTACCTGGAGGTGGAGTCGGAGAAGGGCAGCCAGGCGGCGCGCGGGCAGCTCATGCCGGAGTCGGACCTGTGGGTGGTGAGCTGGCTGGGGATGCCCATGTACGACGCCGACTTTGGCTGGGGCACGCCGCGGTTCGTGGCGCCGGCGCAGATGTTCGGCAGCGGCACGGCGTACGTGACGCAGCGCGCCAACAGGGATGACGGCATTGCTGTGCTCTTTGGGCTGGAGCCCGAGTACCTGCAGTGCTTCGAGAAGGTCTTCTACGGGGAGTGAGATCATCGCTACTGGCGTCTAGTAGTTGAGCTTTCGTATCGAGTGTTTATTATTCAGTTTGGAGTTTGAGGATGTGCATGTCTGCAGCTAAATTATATTCAAACagcttttcttgtgtttctctcCCTGCTACAGAGCGCTATACTCGGTCAGTGAGAGAACTATACTAGGTTGTGTGCTTGATTGCTTGCATATAAAAGCAGCAATAACGTGTAACAAGAACGAGGAGGCTGGGGCACCAATGCACCATCTACCTTTTGGAAGTCACAACCATGGAAACCAAGCATTTGCTCGGTTGGCAGATGGTGCTGTCAAGCACAGCGTTTGACCGCAACTCAAACATAGGTGCACACCTCTTTCTTAAGTGAACGCCATGATATTTGATATAttcctaaaaaaacaaaatgacaGCTCTCATCTAAACATTTCCGTTTTCGTGACAGTTTCAGAAAACATACGGTTTATGAAAGGTTTCTTTTGCGTTAGGGCTTGTTTGTGAGGACCAAATCCTGGCCCAATTAGGTTCAAATTTCCGGTACAGCCAACACGAAATGTGTGCCAGGACTTGGGCCTGCCAAACAAGGCCTTAGGGTGAAATTTGtgagtttattttatttttatatttgctaagataaataactaaataaatatattataaataaaaagatttaaaaaatagataccTACCGCCTTCTCATTAGACGGTTAGCCTTTTACCGTCCAAAGGTAGTAAGCAGTCCACCCATACCATCATATCCTCTCAAAAGTTGGTTAGCTTCTATGTGTGAACAATACTAGTTAGTCCCGTGTAAACAGTGCTCAATGGCTCTAATTTCTCCCTCATCTTCTCTATtctcttctctattcaaaatagtgatcTTTTATTgctctaaaaaatttaaaaaaatttatacataTTTAATAATATATGTGTAACcgttttaattagatttaccaAAAAATTCTGtgcagaatttaaactaaaattctctaaaaaaaactacttttataacttataataATTGTTACGGCCTcagataaattttaaaaaataaaaaaattcactaatattcttcttatataatggaataatttctaaattattcAAAACCTATAATGTatagtgaaaaagtgaattcctctataatactctatttatatggaCTTTTATttatggtgaaaaaatatagcattacaaaggaactcactatTTCAGTATATAACCtaggactaaaaataattttagaaattattccgtcacataataagaatattagacattttttaaagatttttagaTATTTAGTTGAGgccttaacaattgttagaatttataaaagtaacttttttatgtgagaattttagtttaaattgtaCACAGACTTTTcaatgaatctaattaaaatgagttgcacatagattataaaataagtataaaatattttaagatttttataACAACAAAAGACTATTATTTTAAACAAAGAAGATgtgagaaaaattagaaaagtcAAGCACAGGTTACACGGGGCTAACAAGTACTGTTTACACACAGGCTAACCGCCtttaagagcatctccaaccggaTCCTTTTCTCATTCCTTACCCTATTATTTAGCAAAAAAACACTCAAATCCTCCTCCAACCGATGCCTCAACCGAACCCCTATTTTTGAGGACCCCCTTCTTCATATCGTTCGATCCTCAGATGTAGGGGCTCCTTATCCGTCAACGAACGCGTCTTCCTGCCGCCACGGACATCTCCTTCGCGCCACCGCAGGTTCGTTCCCCTCCCCATTGCTCTTCCGTTTTGTTCCCAgatgtgtgagagagaggggcggTAGAGGAGGAGACTATACTGAAGGTCACCGCTGGCCCCGGATCCCACGCTCCCTGGCTGTCCGAGCGCAACGCCCTCCCGCGTCGCCCGAGCGCAGCGCCCTCCCGCGTCGCCGGCGCGCTCGCGCTTGCACGGCCGAGCGCCCGCCTACTCGCTTCGTCGCTGCCGCCACAAGGAACTCGCGCCCAAATCGACGTAGCGCTTGGCCGAATCGAGCTCTGCCGCCGCTCCAATCAAAGTCGTGTCACCCAAATCGAGCTTTGCCGCCTCCCAAAGCCCAAATTGAGGCCGTCCACCGCCCAAATCAACTCAGCGGACGATTTCACCCGCCGCCAGCCCAAGTTCGTACGGTGCAGACTCGATTTGGCTGACCACCGGCTTGATTTCGTTGGGGGCGTCACTAGCAGGGGAGGAGGACACATCCAGGCTGCCGTATTGTCTCTCACAGCTCAGCTCACTTGGATCGAGCTTTCTTGGATAGAGCTGAGCTCACTTGGATCAAGCTCCAGGCTGCTGTATTGTCTCTCACAGAAATGAAGGGGGAAGAAGGCAGCTGAGCTAGCAAGCTTTTCTAGCCGCAAAACCAAACACACatgccctttcttgcccagcTAGACAGAGAGATGATCCAGCCGGCCACTGTGATGCTCAATTTAATTGTAGAAATTTTACAATACTATAAATTAGGTAACTGTATATTTTACAATGCTAGAAATTAGTATCATGGTTCAATTTGTGTTATGCATGTGCAGGTTACAACAATGGATGGTTTTTTGGAATTGATGAGTGAGCAAAATATTGAAGACAATGGACCATATTGGGATGATAGTCAATTTGTAAGCCCACCTGAGGAGCAACAACTGTCACATGTAGAAGCTGGTGCATCCCAAAAAGCAAAAAAGGTCAGATCAAAAAATTTCAGTGTAAAAGAAGACAACATGTTGGTGTCGGCATGGCTAGAAGTTAGTTTGGATGCTATACAAGGGAATGAACAATCCCGTGCTACGTATTGGCAAAGAATTACTGATTATTTTCACGAGCACAAGGACTTTGCATCTGATCGGAATTCCAATTCTCTGCAGCACCGTTGGTCTGTCATACTAGAAGGTGTTAATAGGTTTTGTGGATGTTATGTCCAGATTCAAAATAGGAGGCAAAGCGGGGTGACAGAACAAGATAAGGTATaatgttctcttctttatttgatTGTCATTTCATATGGTGGTGCAAGTCTAATAAGGTGTATTTACATGTGTAggtaatgcatgcatgtgaattaTATAAGTCAAAAGATCCGAAGGGCAGATCGTTCAGATTGTTGCATTGTTGGAATATCTTGCAGCACGAGCAAAAGTGGAAGGATACGTGTATCcagaaaaaaaacagaaaacatCCACCACTGGAAGTCCGTCGTTCACTCCTGGGACCAACGAGAGTCATCTAGGGGATGATGGGGAGGGTCATACTTCAGAGCCCGTGGTTAGGCCAGGAGGTAGGAAGGCGGAGAAAGAGTGACAGCGGCGAGGTAAAAATCTTGTCTCTCCTGGAGATAATCTTTACATGGAAGCATTGGAAAATATGTGGGCTAAGAAGAAAGAGGCAGAAGCCTTGAAAGAGGTTGCAAAAAAAGAGCGCTATGATGAAAGACTTGCACTTGAGAAGAAAAGGATTGAACTGAAGGAACAAGATATTGAGTTAAGGAGAAGGATTGAAGATGATAAGgtgatgaatatggatcttaCTGGTATGAGTGAGCGACAACGACAATACTATACGAGCTTGCAGGATGAGATCATCGCTCGGCGGTTTGGCACAGGCTCGGGTTGAGCTACTTTATGTATGgaactttaagtattttgttgGCACTTTAAGTATGTTGTATGAACTTTAAGAATTTTGTTTGCATTTTAAGTATGTTGTATGAACTTTAAGTGTGTTGTACGAAATCTATGTTAGTTGTATGGACTATCTATGTTAGTTGTATGCACTTGTAGTGttgttgtgtgatgaaaaaaCTACATACATTACCGTACGTTATTACAACTGCATACATAGTTAAAAACGTTACATGATAGGTACTGAGTACATTATTACAAGTGTAGACATAATTAAAATAGTACATGATAGGTATCGACTATATTAGTACAACTACATACACTACACCCCTCCATATTTTTCCCACAGGTGCTCGACTAGATCATCACGAAGCTGTGAGTGAGTTTCCCTGTTAGTAATGGCTTGATGAGTTTGAAGAAACGCTTGCAGTTCAGCCGTAGGACGATGGGAAACTGTCACAACTTCTCCCATCCCATCAAAATGGTGGTCACCTTCTGCATCTCGCTCATCTTCAAcgatcatattatgcatgatgaTACAAGCTGTCATGATTTGTCCTAGTGTGTCTTGATCCCAAAATCTTGCTGGCCCACGAACAATGGCAAAACGAGCTTGCAGAACTCCAAATGCTCGTTCCACCTCCTTCCTCATTGCTGCTTGTACTTTCATAAAATATTTCCTCTTATTCCCTTGTGGAGATGGTATTGGCTTAACAAATGTGGCCCATTGAGGATATATGCCATCTGCAAGGTAATACCCCATTGTATAATTATGATCATTGATGGTGTAGTTCACTTCTGGAGCGTGCCCTTCAGCTAGCTTTGCAAATAGATGAGAACGGTgaagaacattaatatcattgtgagatcctggtaaaccaaagaaggcatgccaaatccaaagatcATGTTGTTCCACAGCTTGCAGTATGTGAAGAAAAAGAGAACGAGCCATTCTAAACCTGAAGAAAGTAATAAGAATCAGCCGAACCCAAGAGGATGAACAAAAATGACGAACAAACAAAAATAGACCATTTACAAACCTGTGACGAAAGAAAGTTGGACCGTAGGTAGGATCATCTGAAAAGTAGTCTTCGTATAGCCTCCAATGTCCAGCTTCTCTGTTGCGGTTGATATACTGACGTCCAGGCACGGAACCACCAGGTCGTGCAGCATTCATAAACGCATATTGAGTGTGTGCTTGGTGTAGTGTAGCAAGAATGAgttcgtcgtcatcatcctctGACGACGACGATGAATCTAAGAGAAAACGATGATTCATTTCGATCAGAGAAGGAACTACAAGGGAGTGGAACTTGTGAATGGCACCAGGGGATTGACTGGGTATATGTAGAGTTAGAATTAGCCGTTAGAAAAAAGTAGccattagaagaaaaaaaagccgTTGGaaaaaaatagccgttggaaaAATAGCCGTTGAAAAAAAAAGCGGTTGAAATAAATAGCCGTTGGAAAACAATCGTTACAAATATAGCCGTTAGAATTAATTTGGTAGTTACAGAATAGTATTAAAATATAGGTGAGTGAAATATAGGAGGTCAAATTTAGG
Protein-coding regions in this window:
- the LOC133895420 gene encoding putrescine hydroxycinnamoyltransferase 1-like is translated as MKVDVVETTLVAPSEETPRRELWLSNLDLAVPKTHTPLVYYYPAPASPAADGTAGEDFFAPERLKEALSKALVPFYPLAGRLGVGEGGRLQIDCNGEGALFVVARADLAGDELFQDYEPSPEVRRMFVPFAPSGEPPCVMAMFQVTFLKCGGVVLGTGIHHVTMDGIGAFHFIQTWTGLARGLDAAEACGSLPFHDRTLLRARSPPTPSFDHPVYSPALLNGRPRAFVTRVYSVSPKLLADLKSRCAPGVSTYCAVTAHLWRCMCVARGLAPDSDTRLRVPANVRHRLHPPLPRSYFGNAIVRDLVTTRVEDVLARPLGFVAQTIKDAVDRVDDAYVRSVVDYLEVESEKGSQAARGQLMPESDLWVVSWLGMPMYDADFGWGTPRFVAPAQMFGSGTAYVTQRANRDDGIAVLFGLEPEYLQCFEKVFYGE